One genomic region from Mauremys reevesii isolate NIE-2019 linkage group 7, ASM1616193v1, whole genome shotgun sequence encodes:
- the FBXL15 gene encoding F-box/LRR-repeat protein 15 isoform X1, with protein sequence MELPGETRSCPRGHLLDLPWEDILVPHILCHLSLRQLLSLQRVSKAFQTLIQLYLADMRCFDSSQVGPHLPKAAFCNLLKDNEVLQHLALQNCSDWLTDKELLPVIGQNHHLQEIQLSSCLQLSRHALVAISLSCPNVRSLCLAHCEWVDSLSLRSLADHCKGLESLDLTACRQLKDEAICYLVQKCSRLKSLSLAVNANVGDTAVEEIAKCCRELEHLDLTGCLRVKNESIRVLAEYCTKLRSLKVKHCHKVAESSLSILRGRGVELDVELPLQRALVLLQDGVGFAPFINLQI encoded by the exons ATGGAGCTGCCAGGGGAGACTCGGTCCTGCCCCAG GGGCCACCTCCTGGACCTGCCCTGGGAGGACATCCTGGTGCCACACATCCTCTGCCATCTGTCGCTGCGACAGCTCCTGAGCCTGCAGAGGGTCAGCAAGGCATTCCAGACTCTCATCCAGCTGTACTTGGCCGACATGCGCTGCTTTGACTCCAGCCAG GTCGGCCCTCATCTCCCCAAAGCTGCTTTCTGTAACCTTCTGAAAGACAATGAAGTCCTGCAACATTTAGCGCTCCAGAACTGCTCTGATTGGCTGACTGACAAGGAGCTGCTTCCTGTGATTGGCCAGAACCACCACCTGCAGGAGATCCAGCTGAGCAGCTGCCTGCAGCTGAGCCGGCATGCCTTGGTGGCCATCTCGCTGAGCTGCCCCAACGTGCGCTCTCTCTGCCTGGCTCACTGCGAGTGGGTGGACAGCCTCTCTCTGCGCAGCCTGGCTGACCACTGCAAAGGCCTTGAGTCTCTGGACCTGACAGCTTGTCGCCAGCTGAAGGATGAAGCCATCTGCTACCTGGTGCAGAAGTGCAGCAGGCTGAAGTCCCTCTCTCTGGCTGTCAATGCCAACGTGGGCGACACGGCAGTGGAGGAGATTGCCAAGTGCTGCCGTGAGCTGGAGCACCTGGACCTCACCGGGTGTCTGCGAGTCAAGAACGAGTCCATTAG GGTCCTGGCCGAGTACTGCACCAAGCTGCGCTCGCTGAAGGTGAAACACTGTCACAAGGTGGCTGAGTCCAGCCTGAGCATCCTCCGTGGCCGTGGGGTGGAGCTGGATGTGGAGCTGCCGCTGCAGAGGGCCCTTGTTCTCCTGCAGGACGGGGTTGGATTCGCCCCCTTCATTAACCTTCAGATCTAG
- the FBXL15 gene encoding F-box/LRR-repeat protein 15 isoform X2, whose product MELPGETRSCPRGHLLDLPWEDILVPHILCHLSLRQLLSLQRVSKAFQTLIQLYLADMRCFDSSQVGPHLPKAAFCNLLKDNEVLQHLALQNCSDWLTDKELLPVIGQNHHLQEIQLSSCLQLSRHALVAISLSCPNVRSLCLAHCEWVDSLSLRSLADHCKGLESLDLTACRQLKDEAICYLVQKCSRLKSLSLAVNANVGDTAVEEIAKCCRELEHLDLTGCLRVKNESIRSTTKKPKRSPAKEKNNTNMEED is encoded by the exons ATGGAGCTGCCAGGGGAGACTCGGTCCTGCCCCAG GGGCCACCTCCTGGACCTGCCCTGGGAGGACATCCTGGTGCCACACATCCTCTGCCATCTGTCGCTGCGACAGCTCCTGAGCCTGCAGAGGGTCAGCAAGGCATTCCAGACTCTCATCCAGCTGTACTTGGCCGACATGCGCTGCTTTGACTCCAGCCAG GTCGGCCCTCATCTCCCCAAAGCTGCTTTCTGTAACCTTCTGAAAGACAATGAAGTCCTGCAACATTTAGCGCTCCAGAACTGCTCTGATTGGCTGACTGACAAGGAGCTGCTTCCTGTGATTGGCCAGAACCACCACCTGCAGGAGATCCAGCTGAGCAGCTGCCTGCAGCTGAGCCGGCATGCCTTGGTGGCCATCTCGCTGAGCTGCCCCAACGTGCGCTCTCTCTGCCTGGCTCACTGCGAGTGGGTGGACAGCCTCTCTCTGCGCAGCCTGGCTGACCACTGCAAAGGCCTTGAGTCTCTGGACCTGACAGCTTGTCGCCAGCTGAAGGATGAAGCCATCTGCTACCTGGTGCAGAAGTGCAGCAGGCTGAAGTCCCTCTCTCTGGCTGTCAATGCCAACGTGGGCGACACGGCAGTGGAGGAGATTGCCAAGTGCTGCCGTGAGCTGGAGCACCTGGACCTCACCGGGTGTCTGCGAGTCAAGAACGAGTCCATTAG